A single Triticum dicoccoides isolate Atlit2015 ecotype Zavitan chromosome 2A, WEW_v2.0, whole genome shotgun sequence DNA region contains:
- the LOC119355051 gene encoding UPF0496 protein At3g19330-like, whose product MRPWERQDRDTDDGEEDDEAACSNAGANTSSANASTSSSTAPSSGGRRTGGGAAAAGGWGSSPASGATINLSQEYTLAIQTSSYNEIWGKIHVVVDGQRVDGGDQDEDEEDRSTLAGVLRPEDAVVERALGDAPDTELTRLAADYLRSTHNASLHCLLLRRALRRARALYGPIADVLALIPHATPLAVPHCDCAFDAFLLFDKIPNPFLPPAASFQGMHRSFAGLKTHLDLRLLKARRRRRLLRCATRGSGICLIGCATGAAIAGLVIATHAVTALLAAAPACAAWCGSCCSTPAWMKRLQQHMDRLDAAARGAYVLNNDVDTIERLVGRLHATVESDKILVRLGLERGRGQHHTIEEVVRQLRKNHPSLLRQLADLEEHICLYFAAVNRARLFLVHHLNAQSDPNLNAQSDPNAELPL is encoded by the coding sequence ATGCGGCCGTGGGAGCGCCAGGACCGGGACACGGAcgacggggaggaagacgacgaggcTGCCTGCTCCAACGCGGGCGCTAACACCAGTAGTGCGAATGCGAGCACGAGCTCGAGCACCGCTCCTAGCAGCGGCGGGAGGAGGACCggcggtggtgcggcggcggcgggcgggtggGGGAGCAGCCCCGCGTCGGGGGCGACCATCAACCTCAGCCAGGAGTACACGCTCGCCATCCAGACCAGCTCCTACAACGAGATCTGGGGCAAGATCCACGTGGTCGTGGACGGCCAACGGGTTGACGGCGGCGACcaagacgaggacgaggaggacagGAGCACCCTCGCCGGCGTGCTCCGTCCGGAGGACGCGGTGGTGGAGCGCgcgctcggggacgcgccggacaCCGAGCTCACCCGCCTCGCCGCGGACTACCTCCGCAGCACGCACAACGCGTCGCTgcactgcctcctcctccgccgggCGCTGCGCCGCGCGCGGGCGCTGTACGGGCCCATCGCGGACGTCCTCGCGCTGATCCCGCACGCCACGCCGCTCGCCGTGCCGCATTGCGACTGCGCGTTCGACGCCTTCCTCCTGTTCGACAAAATACCCAACCCGTTCCTGCCCCCCGCGGCCAGCTTCCAGGGCATGCATCGGAGCTTTGCTGGCCTCAAAACCCATCTCGACCTCCGCCTCCTCAAGGCCCGGCGGAGGCGCCGGCTGCTGCGGTGCGCGACGCGCGGGTCTGGCATCTGCCTCATCGGCTGCGCGACGGGGGCTGCGATCGCCGGTCTCGTGATCGCCACCCACGCCGTTACCGCGTTGTTGGCCGCGGCTCCTGCCTGCGCAGCGTGGTGTGGCTCCTGCTGCTCAACCCCCGCTTGGATGAAACGCCTGCAGCAACACATGGACCGGCTTGACGCCGCGGCCAGGGGCGCCTATGTGCTCAACAATGACGTGGACACCATTGAACGGCTGGTGGGCAGGCTCCACGCCACTGTCGAGAGTGACAAGATCTTGGTAAGGCTAGGGCTTGAGCGCGGGAGGGGGCAGCACCACACCATCGAAGAGGTGGTGCGGCAGCTCCGGAAGAACCATCCTAGCCTGCTACGCCAGCTCGCCGACCTCGAGGAACACATCTGTCTCTACTTTGCAGCCGTTAACCGTGCACGGCTGTTCCTTGTGCACCACCTCAATGCCCAGTCTGATCCCAACCTCAATGCCCAGTCTGATCCCAACGCTGAGTTGCCTCTCTAG